One Pocillopora verrucosa isolate sample1 chromosome 10, ASM3666991v2, whole genome shotgun sequence genomic window carries:
- the LOC131778433 gene encoding uncharacterized oxidoreductase YtbE-like, with product MLPVHTLNNGQQIPGIGLGTFQMKQVSGEDLIHRTIDTAIHCGYRLIDTAAVYQNEADIGESLKNILPKYGLSRSDIFLTSKLSPRDHGFDSTEKAFMKSLKALDCAYLDLYLIHWPGVQKRKSDDPRNAELRQGSWKALEKLYSTGLVKSIGVSNYTVDHLEELLQYSTVTPAVLQVEFHPMLYQKDLLEYCKSKGIQLQAYTSLGQGKLLEEPTVCTLAAEYRKSTAQVLLKWALQHDVGVIPKSVKAQHIKDNISLTDFHLSEHDMEVLGRMHSNTRFCWDPTRVK from the exons ATGTTGCCAGTTCATACTTTAAATAATGGACAACAAATACCGGGGATTGGAT TGGGAACATTTCAGATGAAACAAGTGTCAGGGGAAGATTTAATTCACAGAACTATTGATACAGCAATCCACTGTGGCTACAGGCTCATTG ataCTGCTGCTGTATACCAGAATGAGGCAGATATTGGGGAGTCACTGAAAAACATTTTGCCCAAGTATGGTCTCTCCAGATCTGATATTTTTCTGACAAGTAAACTGT CCCCCAGAGATCATGGTTTTGATAGCACAGAAAAGGCTTTTATGAAGTCATTGAAGGCACTAGACTGTGCATATCTTGACCTGTATCTTATACATTGGCCTGGTGTTCAAAAACGCAAGAGCGATGATCCTAGGAATGCGGAGCTGAGACAAGGAAGTTGGAAAGCTTTAGAGAAACTTTACAGCACTG GTTTAGTCAAGTCAATTGGAGTATCAAACTACACTGTAGATCATCTGGAAGAACTTCTTCAGTATTCAACAGTCACACCTGCTGTTCTTCAG GTTGAATTCCATCCCATGCTTTACCAGAAAGATTTGCTTGAATACTGCAAGAGTAAAGGAATTCAGTTGCAAGCATACACCTCTTTGGGTCAAGGAAAA CTTTTGGAGGAACCAACTGTGTGTACCCTGGCCGCAGAGTACAGAAAATCAACAGCTCAAGTGCTTCTGAAATGGGCTCTTCAGCACGATGTTG GGGTTATTCCAAAATCTGTTAAGGCTCAACATATTAAAGACAACATCTCCCTCACCGACTTTCATCTTTCTGAACATGACATGGAGGTGCTTGGCCGGATGCACTCCAACACCCGTTTCTGCTGGGATCCTACGAGAGTGAAATGA